The Candidatus Omnitrophota bacterium genome contains the following window.
AGAGTAATCTTTCATGGCCAGCTACGAAATACTTAGCTAAACTAACGGTTAGTATCTTTGTAAACACATAGTAGCCAAGAGTAAAGATTAAAACAACAGTAAAAAGAGAAAGATATTTCTTAATCGCTACATTAAAACACTTAGCTAAATTTATATGTTTATTTTTATAAATATCGAAGATTATGGCAACCGCCATACCGGTCAATAAAGAGCCTATAAGGATAGTAAGCCCCATCCTTGCGTTGGAGACTATTTTAGGCAACAATAAGAAATTAAACGGGTAATGAAGAAATTTCTCACCCCAAAGGGTTCTTATTGGCGGGCCAAGTACAGCTACCAGAGGTACTCTTGGAGCTAGAGATAGAATAATGAAGGAAAGATATTCAAAACTTATAAAAAGTATAAAGGGGATAAAAACAAGAGGGGCGCTTTTAAAAATTTGAAAAGACCTAACATAGGATTGTTTTACTAAAGATACAGGGGAATCCTGAGAGCTCATATATGCCTATTTTTCTAATGGGTATTTTGTTTACTGAAAGAAACATTATTCTAACAGGCAAAAGTAATTGTGTCAAGAACAAAATTCGTTGATTTTATTAAACTTACGAAAATTTGCCTTGACTGAATTAGCTCCTCTTCTTTCTTCTAGAAAGCACTAGTCCTAACAATCCGCTGCCTAAAAGCAACATAGAGCTCGGTTCCGGATTAACCACTGCCTGATCATAGCCAGGAGAATCATCACTTATATCATCGACTATGATATCATCTACAGTGATACCATCACTGACTATGCTACTACTGGCAAAGGTATCAGTACTACCACTGGAAGAGCTACCACCTCCGCCTCCATTACAGCCAGAAAGAACTAGCCCAAAAAACAACACTAAAACTAAACTAACTGATTTTTTCATTTTTACCCTTTTGTTGTAATTTTAAGACTTGTGGGGCAAACCCTTTTCAAGATTTGCCCCCTTATCTTTTGCAGTTTCGAAAATGCACC
Protein-coding sequences here:
- a CDS encoding PEP-CTERM sorting domain-containing protein yields the protein MKKSVSLVLVLFFGLVLSGCNGGGGGSSSSGSTDTFASSSIVSDGITVDDIIVDDISDDSPGYDQAVVNPEPSSMLLLGSGLLGLVLSRRKKRS